A segment of the Fusarium musae strain F31 chromosome 2, whole genome shotgun sequence genome:
tccatgacgatgatgatctaTCGGACTTggttgaagaggaggaagatctACCACCTCAACTAGTCGCGTCCCCTGATCCAGTCAGAGGCACCCCCAGCATGAGGAAGTCACCTGTCTCCAACTGCAGCAGCGTCAGCGATCGGAGCTCCTCAAGCCCCATTCGCCTGGACACATCAAGTGACCTAAGTGGCATCTCGAATCGATTTGAAGAAATGAGTATGAGTGGTAGTTTTGGGATAGGAGTTAGCGGTTGACAACGACAGTAGTCGTAGGTTCTTTTTTCTATGTTTGGCAAGGAAAGTTTGTCTAAAAAAATACCCTGTTAGCGTTGGAATATGACGAGAATGAAGATCAGTAGTCGAAAATTGGATATCCATAGTTGCATAAAATTGCAAGAATATGCATCATATCATGCTGCTCTGATAATGTCTCTCCCCTTTTTACATAAAGTCGTCCTCCCAGTTCTCATCGCGGTCCTGGTTACTCGAAGCAGCCATGTTATCCTCTGTGAAGATATCATCGTAGGCATGGTCCTTCtgccacttcttctccttccacTCCTGAGCCTGCcgagcctcctccttcttctacAACAACATTAACAAATCTCGCTTCAGTATCGGTAGGGGCTTGCTTACCCTGGCTTGGAAAGCTGCCTGGTCACGACGTCGCAGCTCCTTGAGTCGATCATCTCTCTCCTGCTTGAAGtccggcttcttctcaacctttgtcTTGTTGAGGCGGTTGACGATAGGGTTCTCGCGCTGGGGGACCAGGATGCGCTTCACCTTGCGGGGGTCCTTGAAGCCAACTTGGCCGACCTCCATGCTGCCGTctttcttgaggttggaCCATGGTGTATAGATGACTGTGACGTTGTCTTTCTTGTTGCCTTGGGTGGGATGTCAGATATGCCGTGAGAGGAGATTAGAAGGGAGGATATGTACCCTCGATGGAATTGGCCTTTGTCAACTGAGCAAGGTCCATGACGAGATCTTCAGGGAGGGCGTCCCATGTCTGGCCTTCTTGCATGCGAAGGTAGATATGCGCACTGGAGAGTTTATCCGCATGGAACTACACAAACCCAACATTGTCAGCTTGCTCTATTCTCATTGAGCTGTTGCTGGTAATCTCACCCTATATCTTGCTTAGCACATGCCCTCTCATTCAATGGAGAGTCCTACCAGATATCCTCTTCCCAGCCGAACTTGATCAGGTCCTCATCTAGCATCAAGTCTCAGCTGTTGGGGAACAGAACAGCGCATTATGATTGTCATTGGGCAGAAGCATACTCTCGAACTTGTCCTTGCCGACATAGATGAAACCTGGAGGATCGACCACGTTGGAGGTGAAGTAATAGACCATCTTGGAGCCTATAGCAAGATAAAGGGAATGGAACAAAATAAATGGAATAGAGAGGCTGAATAGGTCACCGTCAGTGATCTTGTGGTGAGCTGTGTGTTCTGATGAGGGGATCTTGGAGAAATTTCCGTTTGGTAAGGGTACTTGTGTGCTAACAGAAAAGATTATGAGTGCCCCCTAAAACAAGAGGTGATTAGCCCTACAGGATAACACCAGGGTACCTCTAATTACTGCCAAGTGGGATCCAGAGTTTGGTTCACGTGACATCGCGGCGATATCGTGAAAGGCCTTTCACATCATTTTCCTGCACCTTGTAACTACCCAAGAACTCCTCCTTCCATTCGACCGTCCTTCTATTTCGTAGCCATCATCCAAAATACCAAGTTATTATACAGGCCTTGTCAAATTTGAGCAGCTTCTGATGCAAAACAAGTGCTGGTCAAGGTTGTCTAACGACTCAGATCACGGCTAACAAACTGATCATCTGAATCATGATTTACTCTCTCCGGCTGGCATAGAGCCTTTGACTAGGAACTGGAATGAGATTACTGACGATCTCCCAATGCCATGGATTGTGTCGGGCCGGTGTAGCCCCCATGGGTAAGAAGAATTAAAGTGACGATATCCACTTATCCCTTTCCCGTAAACAGCCCAATAACCAGACAATGTCATTATGACTCGTCAAAGCCCACGGCTATCGTAATGCGGTGCCGCTATCACTTATTCCCCCTGTTTCTCTCCTAGGTAGTTAGCTGAATTGGGCGAGCTGGTCCGGGTTTGTTCATCCCGCAGAGCCCCAAAACAAGGGCCCCGTTTCCAACGGCACGCGGTATTGCAATATCGGTATGTGAAGGAGGCGTGAAGAGCTTGTCTAAGGTATGCAGCTGAGAACTCCTTTGTCTTGATCAGCTACAGACTCTATGATCTTGTCAATGATCTCTATTCATCCTGATCGCTGTCTTCTCAATCGCCAGTCACTGTTTGTTTGTGTAAGACAGCGATAGCTGGGTACGGAGACAAAAGCAACGCGGTTAGCTTGCAACTGTCTGTCTCAGCCTCTTATCTCTTTGGGGTATCCATTGTCTTATTGGCTTGTTCCGGGATCCATCGTTTCTGTTGTGCCGCCACACCGGCTGAGCGATATATGTATTCGGCAGGCATGGGTGATCTTGTGCTGTAATTTCTGTCCCCTGAACTCAAATTGGTTCTGTCTCACCGCGAATCTTGCTGAGTACTCCGTATAGGTCATTTATATTGCTTTTTCTCCTCTCATATAATCGGCGCTATTGTACTCCGCTCCACCTCTGGATCAGACCCCCATTGTTGGATCGGGGTCCCCAGATTTAGTCCGATCTCGTATCTCGGACTCGAGGAATTATGTAAGAGTAAACTTGATAAAGTGTCTTGTAGTTGGTAGTCACTATAACCACCGGGAGTCGCCGAGACATTCCGGGTATCGTCGTGACTGATCACGATACTGCACAAATGGCCAGATACTTGCATGACATTCTTACCAAGAATCCAATCTGGGCTAAACAACGACGCATAAGGGCAAAGTGCAGGCGCGGATAGACCAATGAATGGCATATAGACGGGGGCTTCGGGCATATATCCATCCACAAGGCTGCCAAGCCAAGACTGGAGAGTGTGATCCTGATGGATGAATGCCAACACTGGCGCATAATGAGCAAGATAAATGAGGTTGTACTGTACTCTCTTGGAGTTTCCTCTCTGGGCATCGAGGTGTCAAACATCAGTGGTTAGTAGTCGAAACATGCATAGACGGTGAACGAGTAGAACGAAGTCCAAGCTCTCTACGATCTTGGCAAACTTGTCAGGCTTGAGCTGCATCGGATGTCTCACCTTATCACACTCGGGGACTGACAGCACAGTATGTTCCTCTCCCGGGCCTCAAGTGTGCTAGGTGTGGCCCTTTTGGCGGGAATGGGGGTAGATGCAGGCTTCTTCCGCATCGAGTCATTTTATACCGAACCCTGTCAAGAGCAGTGACGTTGCTAGTTGGCGTACGGGGTAGTCTATGCAGCGCAATGTAAAGTCAGTACTGGCCTACCATATTTACAACATGAACGTGGGCGCGGTCAGACATCTCATCCGCAGTGTCTTCCTCGATGCCGAAACATAAGAAGTCAAGCTGATAACGTTTTCCGCTTGGCCCTGGCGTCGGGGTCTTAGTTGGCCCCGAGGATCGATTCCGAGCTCTGGGGATTGATGTTTCGATCTCAGCCACTTTTCCATCAGCTAGCATTAGCGCTCCACAATGCTTTGTGGCGTCGTGACCGTTGCTTTTTTGGAATGCGTCCCCTAAGGACTATAGTAGCGTAGCGTAGCGCAGGTAGCTTGAACTTTTGGTGTGGAGAAGGGCCCCCTTTACTCCAAACTTCTGAACAACATCATTCATTCCGTTCCGCGAATGTGGCAATATCGCGGAACTTTTGTGAACCTCCAAGAGCTAGATTATGCACGCTCATCTGCAGCCCGGAGCTCTTGAGCCGTCGAGCTTCCATCGAGCTTCTAAGCGAGACGTAGTGTATCCCAGCGGACAGGGTCCGAGCTATTATGATATTTGAAATTTCCGCGGCGGTCGCAGACACACAATACTGACGAGTCAGTTCCGCTGACCCTCTGGTTAAGAccaagatatatataatacatGCGAAATATCCCCGACTAACCACCGTAGATGTCGCGCCGCAGTTGCTCAAAACCTTGTCGTAACCTTGTCGTAACCTGGCATGCAGACTCATGCTCAATCCTCGACACCACTGATAGAATTCTGATTAATTCTGCCTGACAGAATCTGTAAGATGCCTATCAGCAGTCTTGTAATCCTGGTTGTTGTGTTCTTCATAATGTGTTGAATGCTTCCGTCTTGATATCCGGGAGGTTGGTATTATGATTAATGGATATAGACCCCAGCGGCCTGGAGAGCCCGGATGATGCTGCGCTCAGCGGAACCTTGACAAGATAAAGTTAGCTGAATGAGCTTACTTTTGTTTGATATGGAACAACTCACCAGCACTTACAGCCGGTACCGGTTCGTTGACCACTGTAACACGGCTGGTCTTGGCGTGCGCTTGAAAATCATAACTGTCTGGGTTGTCGTAGGCAACCTTGTAAACGTCGACTCTGATCTTATAAGCGCCTTCAGCTAGAATAGCAAGATCTGTGTACGGGAAATGGATTGTTGTTCTCGAGGCTCCAGCCGTGGTTACATCGACGCCGTTCACCGAAGTGGTCCCCGACAAGCCTCCCTCGACAATATTCCCTTCTCTCGTAAGTAGAAAAGCCATGGCGAAGAAATAGTGGCCAGTCACGGCCCCTCTGAAGTTTAGTTCCGCAACAAGAGGTGGATGCAAGGTGGTCGAGACCTGGGCCCGAGCAGGAGGTTGAACAACAATACTAAAGGCTGTCATATTGTTTTTGGCTGTAAAGTATTGAATGATTTTCTTGATGTAATCTCATACATGGCACTAAGATGCCTCCTCAAAACTGACCCAAGAGAGGATTTATAGCATATCTGGGTAATACAGGGTCGAAGATGGCCATCAAATATCCCTATCAGAGATGTTCATCGGATGTTTCAATGCCAATGATAGCCCAACAACCTGCCTATCAGAGGGAACTTCTGCGTCAGTCTGGTgagatgaaggtgatgatggagtgaGGTCACGATACTTTGGATGGCGAACAGAGTACCACTGCTCCTTTCTGTCGCCTTTCGTTTTATGATCATATATGACGGAAGAGAGGCCGACTGGCAGAATATTGTCCGGCAGATAAGTACAGCCTTGTACCGGGAGATGCCGTCAGATCAATGCTTGATTCTCTCGGGGGATGTTtgaggcaaggcaaggtataAAGAGCAAGGAGGGTTGGCTGGtgggatgtgatgtgatgtggtATTGAAGGAAGGCAACAACAGGCGATGCAAAAGAAATGAGGCGATaaccagccagccacagccacagacacagacacagacacagacacaggcacaggcacaggcacaggcacaggcaggCAGGTGTGACTCGGGATTATCGGTGACGTGAAGTATAGTACGAATAAAATGTTTGAGGCCGGCAGTTGTCGATAACTAAAGTAGGTATGTACTGTAAACGCGAACATGCAGGCAGATTGTCACTGACGGGGCAGGACTCGGTGTCCGATCCCTGCGCTTGACCTCACCTCATCTCACGATCCCTGCGGGCATATCATATCTAAGTGCAAGCAAGGTGCAGGGTCTGAGGGTGCTAGGACTGCATGGATTAGCGTGGCATGAAATGGCGGCGTCAAGCACAAACGAGCATTTGCGTTGGTACCTAGCTCCAACGGCGCCTCTAAGTCCAAGCAACGTCAGCCCGATGTGTCAGGTTTACAGCCATGCCAAACCGACAACCGAACAAGAGAAGCTGCAGGGCATCGCTGGCGTAGAATCTGGCGGCAAACGGCACTAGACTTCGGCATGTTTATGCGGGCGAGCTACGTCCTAGTTACAGAGCTGTGACGAAACTACAAGCTTGGAGCCTCGACAAGACTTGAACTCTATAGCCGTGGCTGAGGGCGGATCTCGTCAACTGGATCTGAGACCGTGGGATGGGCAAGACCCGGTTCTGATCAGTAATCATATCAAAACAAGGCGAtcgtttgtttctttttccaCTTCCTTTTTCTCCTTCATTATTGCTCTAGGCGTGATTTGGAGTGGTCGAGATCTTAGGCATGCACCTGATGCTCTGGTACCTACACAACATTACGGCACTTCATCTAGGGTTCAGTCGAGAGTTTCAAGCCACGTGCCCTAGTTCCCCCAGGACAAGTAAACTAGTAAGAGGCTGAAACATGTTTGGCTCGATGCCGAGAAGGGTCCTTGACTCTACAGATCGGAGACTTGCGGTTGGTGGCTGCGACGACTGCCCATATCTTGATCCCGTGACAGATACCGGCAACATCTCATGCCGAGGTTACAAAAAGCAACGATGCCCTCAGCTGAGCTTCAAGCGTCCAGTATCTGCGTCAACCGCTGTCTTGAACTGCACATTTTTGTATGTACTCAGACCAAAAAACAaggtgaagagagaagaaaaggtcaCGCTACCTCCAGCGACTGAACCGCGAGGCTTCACGTACAGTGAACGAGCGGCCGACCGGGCCCGCACTTCGGTCTAGCGGTAGTTCCTTTTACCAAGCCTCAAAAAGGCATCTACAGTAGTCTTGAACGCTCCCCAAcctcaaagatgatgatgatgatgatgaggatgacacTGCATAGATGCGTTTCGGGGTTTGGCTGGCTCAGGGGCCAACATGGAGCTATGACCAGGATCTACAGCACCGGCAGTGCTATCCGGGAATAAATACAGGGGAAGCCTCAGTAGAAGATTTAGAAGGTTCAGTGACCTGGTCATCTGCTAGCGTCAAAGTTTGTCAGCGGGGAATTTCCATGGTTGGTGAGACAACGATCTCCAGCAAGAGACGCAGAGCAGGGGGCATCCCTGACACTTTCATTTTTCTTCAGGGCCTTGGCTCTGTCATGTCTCCACTGGCACAATTCATGTTtgtttccatcatcaagtcGGGCGATCTATCATTGCGGCTCCGGTGTTGCAATTCCTTGGGCCAGCCCAGGCAGACGAGAAACTCAACAAGATCTGGACGACTAGGCGCTTATTATAACCAAGACAAGCCACCAAATCACGCCACTTCGATGTTAGTGCCCTGCAGCCTAGAGAGCTAGTTGGTCTGCTGCAGCCTGCAggccttgatgtcgatgagacATACCTGAACATCCAACACACGACATTTCTTGGCCCAATGATAGACGCCGACTTGGTTGCGCAAGACACGGGATTCCTTGCGAGGATATGCCCTCAACCGCCCCGGATTTTTCACTCGTCCCCGGTTCTCTCTGGCTCTGAGCGCCCATGCAGTAGCGGGAGGGAACTTTTACTGGGTCAGGCTGGACAGGAATGCACTGCAAAAGAAATACCACCAGTAGCGCCTCGTGCTATACCCAAAAGTGGCTTTTTGCTCCAAGCAAGTTACGACCAAATGGACAGGCATAGATGAGGCGGGCAGAACTGGATGATACTGCCATATCTTCGAAAAGTGAAGCGAGAGTGACTTAACTATCGTGTTCATCAGCCCTGTCAAACTGTTGGTTTGTCTTGAGCGGCTGGTGTACCCGACTAATGCAAATGACTCGGATCAAAAGGCACAGTCGAGGTATGATCAGATTCACTAGATAATCCACGAATCGCAATCTAGATACATACGAGGCATGGTACACGACTTTGTCGGCACGACAAAAAGACGCATTGGGTATTGTCGAAGTgcttttggtgttgttgaaatGGATCTCGTTGCTTGATATCCGACAAGGGTCCTGAGTTAGCCCGTGATGTGGGTTACGTTAGTTAGTGTGGGCTAATCTGAGCTGATTTGCATCCTGAGCATAAATTTATTGGAGACTACAAGGGTTCATTACCTATTTAGTCCGTTTGGTGTTAGCAGCCTTTCACAATCACCAAGTTTGGTGATATGTCGGTCGTTCTCGATTTCATTCTCAGGTCTATACTATAGCCATCCTGGGCTATAGTGTCATGTTGGACAGCTCTTCGAACTACGTAgtcctctctctgtctccgCTTTGAGGCATTATACTATGTACACGTACAGTAGCCCTCAGATACGATGAGTCAAGGAACCACCTGGGGAACCGGAGTGACATATTCTTCATTTACGTTATATTGATAGTGCTGCTGCAAACTCCTGCATCATAAGATATTACTAAGGTGATTTGCAAGGAGTATATGCATAATCCCGCATCTGTATGTAGCATTGACGTTTTCTGCCTGGTCTTGTTCTAGATAGAATTTGCGGGTCATCTTCTCTCACAAGTACACACAACAACTCCACAGCAGCCAATCTATGCTTATGCTGTCGTGAACCCTGGCTCGCTTGAACTCTTTGACAGCTCGGATCTTTTGATCTTTTGATCATCGTCCATCCGAGCATTGCAACCTTTCGGACGTACGTCCTAACGCGGGTTGTTACTGTAAATCCCGTCCTGTCAATGTTTTGAAAGTCTCCATGTTATTCAGCGTTCCATCGCGTGGACAAGGCATTCGAAGGGAGCTATCGGTATTGGTAATAATGGAATGAGCCGATTGCTTCTTGCCTTACGTAGTCCCTGCCTGGGAAACCCTTCTCCGCACTTTCCATCACTGTCCGTGGGCCGTGCCTCCTTCTTTTCTGCCTTTACCTTGTTCAGCATCGTAGGCAGACGTTGGAGTCAGTCACCTTTCTCTCCTACAACCAACCTAGAACAAACTGCAACAAACTGCCCGCACAGATGCAGCCTCTATGCACGAGCACACGCCTTGACTCATGGCATTCAAACAAGTCTCTTTTTGCACGACTCGTCGAAATGCACGCAAAAGGCGCCAAGTCTTGATCAAGGATACTACCTTGTTTGCAGGAGATGTATGCTAGGTGATGGTGGCTGTTTGACCAGTCCCAGTGCACTTCCGACGGACCAATTCCTATTGGACCTCGATATCTGCGATGTCCACGATATACCCGAATCGAGACATTTGGGACAAAGAACCGATACCGTACTACGACATCCATCATATTCGTCGACAAGAATCTCATAGTACTTTTGCTGCAGTTGATTCAAACGACTATCTATGCGAAGCTACTATTGGCTTTCCTTCATTATCTACCTATGTGATCGAGTCTTGCTTCACATCTCTCCTTTCATGCGCTCACACTAGAACAGGGTTCTTTTTCGTCGCCAGTAACACACTTTAGAGAATGATCAATCTCCAACATGCACCGGCCGGTCAAGCCCACCAACACTAGCCCATCGCTGCATCGATCCTATGGGCTGTGTTGCCGCGAAAGTTCATGACACAAGAGATGGCAGCGtcatctcgatcttggcgaTCCCGTTCAGCCGGGCTTCGAATTCACACCATGCCAGGAACTGTTTGTATTCACGTATGGAACTGATCAACAGTTCAAGAAGTCTCACCTGAAAAACGAAAACTTGATTTTGAGGTGAGATTCCAGTGTTATATTGCACTTGAGGTATCTGTCAGTACCGCTGAATCAACGATCCGTGCTTCGATACGTCGACAACCCACAACAACACTTCTCCGGCCACTGGCCACTGGAAAAGCAGAGGCACTCTAGGCGCTGTTGGCATACACGTACTGTTTGCAGGGATCTGAGGGGCCTCCACCCGGATATATATGGACATGTTTAATTCAACCTGACCCGCAGATGGCAGCTCATCCACACACCGGCCAGCCGAGATATGTTTTTTATCAAGTGCTATCCACCATCCACGTTTTTGATATGTTCGGTGTGGGATGCAAAACGTAATGATCGGCGCTCCTAAATCTTGAGCAGTCCACATTTCACGACGTGCTGGCTTTGACTGACCAAACCACCACTTGTCACTGATTCACAACAGCAGCCTGGATTGGAGATTCGACGCTTTTTGGGAGTCAACGTTTCTCTAGAGAGTTAGTCTCTCCACAAGAAGCAGGCATCTTCCCAGTTGCAGAGCTAATGGTAACATGGAGTAACATTCAGTGCTTATTCTGTGCCTCGGTCAAGCAGGCCATAGCACTGGAGATGTTTGATTTGTGAAAGCCGATGACGCCGAGCAGTTTACTTCTCTTGGTGTTGGGCGACGGCCTATTCCATGGTATTCTATATCAAAGGTTCCTAATCGTACTTCGCAATTTGTTGCGTCTCAGAGCATCCTTGACCTTCTGATTAGCCTGTTGGAGGAGTGATTGGATCGACCAAAATAGGTGGACCAGACTGAGACAGCGACAGTCTGGTGTCACGGCAGATCAATTGACGAGTTGTGCTCTTACAGCATGAAAGATGCTCCCTAATTTAGTACGGTAAGTAATTTGCAActccttcctctcctctaTGAAACATCTAAATAAAAATGATTTGAAAGAATTAAAACCTACATCATAAGCACTTTTTAGCCGTTGAACATTATGGACCCCTTTTTAATTGAAGGCGTCACAGAAATCAGCTTACCCTGTACTACTACTGCCCGATGGTGCGATGGGAATATCGAGCACGTGATCAGTCCGTGAGATTGCATCTCCACGACTCCCGAAAGAGGCAAGTCAAGCACTTTTGGGTGAGATCCATAAAAACTGTGGCCAATATGTTGCACTCAAGTCAATCTTACTCTCTCAGAATCGCGATCACATCCGGTTACGAGTGCGCCAAGACCCTCCAACTTGAAATTGCAGAGGAgatatcgtcgtcatcaacttcaaTGCGCCTTGATCCTTGTTCTTAGTCGCAGAGATACCACCCTCCATCCAGCTCAATCGCGAGCTCGCCAGAGATATAAGCACACCCAGACGCCCCCCATTGCACATCACAATGACGGCAGAATCACCAAAGACTCAAAGTCCTAcatctgcctctgcctctgcatcGCGCCATGACTGGGATGACTCTGAAGCTGGACCGTTGCTTGCCCGTTTCGTTGGCGGGGGTCAACTTGCCCCTGATGCCGACACCGAAGCCTCAACTCTCATCGGCACCGCGTCGCCTGCTGATTACGGAGCTGTGACTTCATCTGGCGATGGCACGGCGGAGGAAGCGGGTGTTGCGAAGCCGGAGGGCAAACCGCTGCCGAAACTCCAGGTGTTGCTGCTCTGCTACGCGCGCGTGATGGAGCCGAttgccttcttctccatctttccCTTCATTGCGCAGATGGTCCAGGAGAATGGTAACCTGCCCAAGAGTGATGTTGGCTTTTACAGCGGCCTTATCGAATCGCTGTTCTCGGCTACCCAGATGACGGTGCTTCTCAGCTGGAGTCGGCTCGCTGACCGTATTGGTCGGAAGcctgttcttctcatcacgCTTTTTGGCACGGCTGTTGGGCCTGTCTTATTCGGCATGTCAAAGACGATCTGGCAGATGATCCTTTTCCGATGCATAGCGGGTCTGTTTTCTGGCTCTGGTCTCGTTATCAGGACTATGCTCTCTGAGCTCAGCACCCCTGAGACACAAGCCAAGGCTTTCAGCTGGTTCGCCTTTGGTGGAAACATCGGAATCTTCTTGGGACCTATAATCGGCGGAGCCCTCGCAGACCCTGCTCATCAGTTTCCACGGGCGTTTGGAAATGTCCAATTCTTCATCGACTATCCCTACGCGTTGCAAGGTATTGTTGTTGGTCTGATCAGCTCTACAAGCTGCGTCACAACTGCtctccttctcaaagagACACTTCATGAGCCGAAAAAGTCCCACAATGAAGAGAATGGCGAGCCTCGAATGTCAACTTGGGAACTCGTCAAGTCTCGCCAAGTGGCCCTCGTTCTCTGGGCTTACAGCCATGCCATGTTCCTCGCCTTTGTGTTCACAGCCATTCTCCCAGTCGTTCTTTACACACCTATTGAGCTTGGAGGTACAGGCTTTAACGCATTCCAGATATCCATTTACATGGCCATCCAAGGTGCCAGCCAAGCCATATGGTTGCTCATCGCCTTCCCTATACTGCACCGACATCTAGGTACACGCGGAGTCATGAAGATCTGCGGATACGCGTACCCCTGGTTCTTCGTCGGATTCATAATTCTCAACACGCTCCTCCGGGCTGACACGCACGCTACGACGGTTATCTTCTGGATCTTAGGCGCGGTGGTAACCGTCGTCGGCCCAGGCGTGTCCATGGCTTTT
Coding sequences within it:
- a CDS encoding hypothetical protein (BUSCO:EOG09264XYD~EggNog:ENOG41); its protein translation is MVYYFTSNVVDPPGFIYVGKDKFENEDLIKFGWEEDICAHIYLRMQEGQTWDALPEDLVMDLAQLTKANSIEGNKKDNVTVIYTPWSNLKKDGSMEVGQVGFKDPRKVKRILVPQRENPIVNRLNKTKVEKKPDFKQERDDRLKELRRRDQAAFQARKKEEARQAQEWKEKKWQKDHAYDDIFTEDNMAASSNQDRDENWEDDFM
- a CDS encoding hypothetical protein (EggNog:ENOG41), coding for MTAESPKTQSPTSASASASRHDWDDSEAGPLLARFVGGGQLAPDADTEASTLIGTASPADYGAVTSSGDGTAEEAGVAKPEGKPLPKLQVLLLCYARVMEPIAFFSIFPFIAQMVQENGNLPKSDVGFYSGLIESLFSATQMTVLLSWSRLADRIGRKPVLLITLFGTAVGPVLFGMSKTIWQMILFRCIAGLFSGSGLVIRTMLSELSTPETQAKAFSWFAFGGNIGIFLGPIIGGALADPAHQFPRAFGNVQFFIDYPYALQGIVVGLISSTSCVTTALLLKETLHEPKKSHNEENGEPRMSTWELVKSRQVALVLWAYSHAMFLAFVFTAILPVVLYTPIELGGTGFNAFQISIYMAIQGASQAIWLLIAFPILHRHLGTRGVMKICGYAYPWFFVGFIILNTLLRADTHATTVIFWILGAVVTVVGPGVSMAFTGVQLALNDVAPDPHFLGTLNALALSLASGIRAIVPGAATAIYAVGVRGQIFWGHLAWVIMIPCAVGFTVACQYIPEGKKSSKDDNEDDENES
- a CDS encoding hypothetical protein (EggNog:ENOG41) yields the protein MAFLLTREGNIVEGGLSGTTSVNGVDVTTAGASRTTIHFPYTDLAILAEGAYKIRVDVYKVAYDNPDSYDFQAHAKTSRVTVVNEPVPAVSAGSAERSIIRALQAAGVYIH